In Geobacter sp., the genomic stretch GCCGGTGCCAGTCGGTGATGCGGCTCTGCAGGACACGGTGGAAGAGCGGCGGCCACTCATTCTCCGGCTTCTTCGTGTAGCGTCTGACAAAATCGAGCATGGCATCCTGCACGATATCAAGGGCATCGTCCTGGTTGCCGGTGGCGAGGTACGCCATCCGATAGGCCCGACGCTCCACGTCGGCAAGGAAACGGTTGAGTTCTACGGATGCTGCCAGCGGAAACTCCCTGTACGGCACAGAAGGTGATATGGGTGCCGATTGATTAATATAACGCAGCAGGCCCTGTCCGGTTGACAGGCATCTGGAGGGACAATCGGGAAAAGGGGGAAAATCAGCGGGTAAAGCGTCGCACCAGGTCGCTGCTCTCCGGATAGGCCCTGCAGAGTTCGTCGGCAGTGGGGAGCTCGAAATCGGCAAAATCGAAGCCGGGAGCCACCAGGCAGGCAACGAAGCTGAAACCGGCCAGGGGGCGGGCCGCCTGAACGACCGCAGCCGGCACCACTGCCAGCGGCTCGCCACCGCTGCCGACCGGTCCGAGCAGGGTCAGCTGCGGTTCGTCACCCAGCATGACCAGCTCCAGCGGGCCGCCTGCCAGGTGCAGCCACGCCTCCTCGCTCCGGACCCGGTGGAATGCGGAGAATTCGCCCGACTCCAGCAGGTAATAGATGGCCGTAAGGGCCACCCGCACGCCGGGATAGCCGTACAGAAGCCCAAGCGAATGGTTCGAGCGGTGCACCTCGCGGAACCATCCCCCCTCGGGGTGGCGCTCAAGATGATAGGCGGCGATGAGTTGGGCAGCGGTCACGGGGTTCGCTCCGATTCCTGGTTGGCCGGCTTGCAGTAGATACAACCGCCATACTTCCAGGGACTGAACTCGCCGCAGGCCAGGCAGTGGCGGAAATGGCCGGGAACCTCGGCTAGCGGCTTCTTGAAATAGAGGACAAAGACGAAGACCGGCAGGATGCTGCTGACGAGCGCCCATGCCAGAGGGTTGCGCGCCCGACGCCGGGCGAAGACCCAGGAAAGGGCCGCGGCCGTAATCCCCGGAATCCCGAATACGATGATCACGCCGAGAAATGGCTTGATGGATTCCATCATGTTGTCTGTCCTTCCGGATGATATTTCAGTCTAGAATTCCGCATGCCGTGGTGTCCGCGGAAAGGGGATGACATCGCGGATGTTCTCCATGCCGGTCAGGTACATGATGAGCCGCTCGAAGCCGAGCCCGAACCCGGCATGGGGGCACGATCCCCAGCGCCGGCTCTCCAGGTACCACCAAAGCCCGGCCGGGTCGATCCCGGTCTCCTCCATCCGCTGCACCAGGAGATCGTGGCGCTCTTCGCGCTGGCTGCCGCCGATGATCTCCCCCACTTTGGGGACCAGCAGGTCCATGGCGGCAACGGTCCTGTTGTCGTCGTTCTGCCGCATGTAGAAAGCCTTGATGTCGCGGGGGTAGTTGACGATGAAGACCGGGCCTCCCACCACCTGCTCCGACAGGTAGCGCTCATGCTCGGTCTGCAGGTCGAGCCCCCAGGAAACCGGGTACTGGAACGGCACCGGCGCCTTTTCCAGCCGGGCGATCGCCTCGGTATACTCCATCATGGCAAAGGAAGAATCCGCCACCCGCCGGACCCGCTCCAGGAGTGTATTGTCCACGTGCTCGCAGAAAAAGGCCAGGTCGTCGGCGCACTCCTCCAGCACGAACCGGCAGAGATAGCGGAGGAACTCCTCGGCCAGGGCCGCGTCGGCAAGGAGGTCGGCAAAGGCCATCTCCGGCTCGATCATCCAGAATTCGGCAGCATGGCGCGGGGTGTTGGAGTTCTCGGCGCGGAAGGTGGGACCAAAGGTGTAGATATCGCTGAAGGCCAGGGCGAACAGCTCCCCTTCCAGCTGGCCGCTGACCGTGAGGCCGGTCGGCTGGCCGAAGAAGTCGGCGCCGAAATCAACCCGCCCCTGTGCGAGCGGCGGCGACTCCATCGGGAGCGTGGTGACGCGAAACAGCTCGCCCGCCCCCTCGCAATCGTTGGCAGTGATGATCGGGGTATGGACATAGAGGAAGCCGCGCTCGGCAAAGAAGCGGTGCACGGCCTGGGCCAGGGCGGACCGGACCCGGAACACCGCACCGAAGGTGTTGGTCCGCGGCCGCAGATGGGCAATGGTGCGGAGGAACTCAAAGCTGTGCCGCTTCTTCTGCAGCGGATACTCCTGGTCGGCCACACCGACGATCTCCACCCGGTCGGCATGCAGCTCCACCCGCTGGCCCGCTGCGGGCGATGCGGCCAGGACACCCCTGACCCGGACGCTACTGCCGGTTCCCAGCCTGCAGACCTCTTCGTAATTGGCAAGGCCCGGCTCCACCACCACCTGCAGGCTCGCCAGGGCAGAGCCATCGTTCACTGCCAGAAAGGTAACCTCTTTGCCGACCCGCACAGTCCGCACCCACCCGGCAATCGCCGTTTCCCCGCCGGCCTCGCCCTGGGTCAGCAGCGCCGCTATCCTGTTTCTTCCGCCCATGTCGCCTCCAGCCGTCCGCATTGCATCCATTGTAGCACACCCCCCTGCCGGCACAATCCCGCAGCAGCGCTGTAGACCCCTTTTTCCTTTGACAGCACCTTCAGGTGAGGTATCATGATACCGCGATCATGGCCAGACTTTTTCTCTTCCTCATACTCTGCATACTGTCCGGGACAACAGTCGCCCGGGCCGCCGACAGTGCGCGGAACTTCGGCGGTGTCGGCATCGACGGCGTACCGTGGGCAGACGGTCAGATCGTGGTCCGCCAACTGGTTGCCGGCGGCCCTGCCCACTTGGCCGGCATCAAGGCAGGCGACATCATTACCCACATCGACGGCAAACCGACCAAGGGGAGCGTCTTCAAGCAGATGGTGGAATTCCGCCTGCGCGGCCAGGCAGGGACCACGGTCCAGCTGACCATCCACCGACCCGGCCAGGAAAAACCGCTGCACTTTTCGCTGATCCGCAGAAAGCTGATCGTCGGCGCGGGAAAAACACCTGCCCCCTGACCGACGGGACCACAGACCAAAAGGAGTATTGCCCATGATCCGGCGCATTCTCATCTGCACCCTGCTGTTCGTCACCGGCCTGACAGCCACGGCAATCGCCCAGGAACCAGCCGACCAGTCCATCGTCACTCCGCCTGCCAAGGGGGCACAGACATACCCCTCCGTGGTCATCTACACCCTCTCCACCTGCCCGCACTGCGCGGCAGCCAAGGAGTATCTCCACCAGCACAACATCCCCTTCTCCAACCGCGAAGTGGACACCGACGAAACGCAGATGGCCGAGCTGATGAAGATCTACGACGAGATGGGAGTCCCGGAAAAGAAGCGGGGGGTCCCGCTCCTGGTCATTGGCGGCACTATCAGGATGCAGGGGTTCACCCCGGAAAAGTTCGAAAAAGCGATGCAGGAGGCGAAATAGGCCTGTCGCCGGGGGAGGGATAAACGAAAAAAAGGGGAGCCGCTGCACGGGCTCCCCTTTTTTCAGGTGTGCGGTTCCACGGCTTTCAGACAGTGCTGCTCTTGGTAATGAGCATCACCCCGACGCAGACCAGGGCAATGCCGGACCAGCGGAGCGGCGACACGTGCTCGCCCAGGTAGAACTGAGCCAGAAGCGCCACCAGCACGTAATTGAGGGCCTGCATCGGCAGGGCGACCGACAGGTCTTCCCAGGAGAGCACGGCCAGCCAGAGAAAGAAGAAGATTGCCAGCATGGCAGTGCCGATGATCAGCTTCGGCGTGGTGAGCGCCTGGAATGCGACATTGAGGATGCCGCGCAGGTTCATGGCCGAGAGGTCCCCCATCTCCTTCATCCCCTTGGCCAGCAGGATATCGCCGACAGTTCCGGCGGTCACCGCCAGGATCATGATCACGAGCGTCTTAAACATGCTTGGTTTCTCCACGATAATTGCGCAGGGCAATGCCCAGTGATTGCAGCTTCTCCTTCACCCGCGGGCTGACCAGTGCTGCCAGCTCCTCTTCGTGACGGTAGTCGGGCATCCAGTAGCGAAGTTCCTCGTCGGGGTGGCAGCCGGGATGGAAGTAGATCTCCGTCACCCCCTCCTGCAGCAGATCCAGCGCCTTCAGCAGGTATTCCTCGGTCATCCGCCCCGAATTCAAAAGCCCCTTCACCTCAACTGCATGCGAGATCCCCAGCCGTCCCAGGGCAGGCCGGCAGCGCTTTGCCAGCCGGTCGAAGATGAAGGCGTCGGCCGTCTTCCCCAGAAAACGGCGGCGGGCCAGGGAGAGGTCGACCGAAAGCCGCTCCCGCGACAGGCGGAAGCTGGTGATGCCATGCTTCGGCATCACGTCACTCAGGATATCGAAGACCGTCGGGTGCATATGAATGTTGAGGTGGCCGTCCAGATGGGAGAGCGGCAGCCCGGTCTCGCGAAAGGTCGCGATCTGCGCCTCGATCTCCGTGACGAGCTGTTTTTTCAGGGACTTGATGAAGAAATAGCGCATACCGGCATGCACCGGATCGTTGGAAAAACCGCCGGTATGGTCAACCAGCGAGGGGAAGCCGGGATGGGACGCCACCGCCCGCCCCTGCACCAGGGTGAGGTGCAGCCCCACCTGCAGGCCGGGGTTCTCCCTGGCCAGCGCCACGGCCTCGTCAAAGGCCTTGCCACCCACCATCAGCGAGGTGCTGGTAAGGATTCCTTCCTGCCAGGCCCTGATAATAGCACGATTGGCGCCACTGGAGAGCCCGAAGTCGTCTGCGTTGACAATCAGCTCTTTCATTTACACTGCTGCGAGGCTTTCCGCTTCTTCATGTAGTCCAGGTACTGCTTCCCCTCTTTCAGGAGACGCTTCCGCTCGCCGCTGTCGGTCAGCATCTTCATGACGCTGCGGGCAATGTACTTGGGCCGGAAGTAGAACTTGTTGTAGAACTCCTCCACCGAATTGAAGATCTCGGCATTGGTGAGGTGGGGGTAGTTGATGACGCAGTTCTGATGCCCGGTCTCGTCGATATAGCTCTCCGAGG encodes the following:
- a CDS encoding glutaredoxin family protein; its protein translation is MIRRILICTLLFVTGLTATAIAQEPADQSIVTPPAKGAQTYPSVVIYTLSTCPHCAAAKEYLHQHNIPFSNREVDTDETQMAELMKIYDEMGVPEKKRGVPLLVIGGTIRMQGFTPEKFEKAMQEAK
- a CDS encoding EamA family transporter, coding for MFKTLVIMILAVTAGTVGDILLAKGMKEMGDLSAMNLRGILNVAFQALTTPKLIIGTAMLAIFFFLWLAVLSWEDLSVALPMQALNYVLVALLAQFYLGEHVSPLRWSGIALVCVGVMLITKSSTV
- a CDS encoding PDZ domain-containing protein; the encoded protein is MARLFLFLILCILSGTTVARAADSARNFGGVGIDGVPWADGQIVVRQLVAGGPAHLAGIKAGDIITHIDGKPTKGSVFKQMVEFRLRGQAGTTVQLTIHRPGQEKPLHFSLIRRKLIVGAGKTPAP
- the hpnK gene encoding hopanoid biosynthesis-associated protein HpnK, which codes for MKELIVNADDFGLSSGANRAIIRAWQEGILTSTSLMVGGKAFDEAVALARENPGLQVGLHLTLVQGRAVASHPGFPSLVDHTGGFSNDPVHAGMRYFFIKSLKKQLVTEIEAQIATFRETGLPLSHLDGHLNIHMHPTVFDILSDVMPKHGITSFRLSRERLSVDLSLARRRFLGKTADAFIFDRLAKRCRPALGRLGISHAVEVKGLLNSGRMTEEYLLKALDLLQEGVTEIYFHPGCHPDEELRYWMPDYRHEEELAALVSPRVKEKLQSLGIALRNYRGETKHV
- the asnS gene encoding asparagine--tRNA ligase; the protein is MGGRNRIAALLTQGEAGGETAIAGWVRTVRVGKEVTFLAVNDGSALASLQVVVEPGLANYEEVCRLGTGSSVRVRGVLAASPAAGQRVELHADRVEIVGVADQEYPLQKKRHSFEFLRTIAHLRPRTNTFGAVFRVRSALAQAVHRFFAERGFLYVHTPIITANDCEGAGELFRVTTLPMESPPLAQGRVDFGADFFGQPTGLTVSGQLEGELFALAFSDIYTFGPTFRAENSNTPRHAAEFWMIEPEMAFADLLADAALAEEFLRYLCRFVLEECADDLAFFCEHVDNTLLERVRRVADSSFAMMEYTEAIARLEKAPVPFQYPVSWGLDLQTEHERYLSEQVVGGPVFIVNYPRDIKAFYMRQNDDNRTVAAMDLLVPKVGEIIGGSQREERHDLLVQRMEETGIDPAGLWWYLESRRWGSCPHAGFGLGFERLIMYLTGMENIRDVIPFPRTPRHAEF